One part of the Hydra vulgaris chromosome 01, alternate assembly HydraT2T_AEP genome encodes these proteins:
- the LOC136075264 gene encoding uncharacterized protein LOC136075264: MLHFANVLFQMNYIVYLYCDSEVLELKNCDIIMSEKLKNWSMDDWRSRGQLTEDDLQIKAMHKDGINAACILQVSVGIDTKLLIQKIQKLVVNKNFTPKNGLLRLIDRVGQTKRQSIPPLNHILTAESEVEIEFNTSKKQENSYKSTKRKEKRKSLSEEPSLPSWPLWEPPKLPNSNSNLLSVSASMDQVDDSPVTQTVSPSELQSVSQIQPLLHSSSSFSLPSQKNGIDQINNFILKANVEPNTVEGIQFIVNAMYRKVCGLETEMRTIRSLLDTNHGNNENINIDYLPANSVEEFDSLEKK, from the exons atgttacattttgcaaatgttttatttcagatgaattatattgtatatttgtatTGTGACAGTGAAGTTCTGGAATTAAAAAACTGTGACATAATAATGTCAGAGAAACTAAAAAATTGGTCTATGGATGATTGGAGATCTCGTGGTCAATTAACGGAAGATGACCTTCAAATAAAGGCAATGCATAAGGATGGTATAAATGCGGCATGCATATTACag gtttcAGTTGGAATTGATACGAAATTGcttattcaaaaaattcaaaaacttgtagtaaacaaaaattttactcCTAAAAACGGACTCCTTAGACTTATTGATCGTGTGGGTCAAACCAAAAGGCAGAGCATTCCACCATTGAAT CATATTCTCACTGCAGAATCAGAAGTAGAAATTGAATTTAATACATCAAAAAAACAAGAGAACTCCTATAAATCTACAAAACggaaagagaaaagaaaaagcCTTTCTGAAGAACCGTCTTTACCATCATGGCCGTTGTGGGAGCCACCAAAGCTCCCCAATTCCAATTCA AACCTTCTGTCTGTCTCTGCCTCAATGGATCAAGTAGATGACTCGCCAGTTACACAGACAGTGTCTCCATCAGAGTTGCAGTCTGTTTCACAAATTCAACCACTATTGCATTCATCTTCTTCCTTTTCTTTGCCATCTCAAAAAAATGGGATAGaccaaataaataactttattctgAAAGCAAACGTTGAACCCAATACTGTTGAAGGCATTCAATTTATAGTGAATGCCATGTACAGAAAAGTTTGTGGGTTGGAAACCGAAATGCGTACCATACGTTCACTTTTAGACACTAACCATGGTAataacgaaaatataaatatagattattTACCAGCAAATTCAGTTGAAGAGTTTGATTcactagaaaaaaaataa
- the LOC101238438 gene encoding uncharacterized protein LOC101238438: MNKISGSIVSVSDIVTSYNYNNYFEIIVSSKENESNTVRVMEEDYNNAVFKKKGRSNLVYDRNDFQNLPFHKFQESLNYSNFIEFTDLSDVRGDITPARYFQSNTSCYFVINVNGDCKNTPDYLEVKDVLEMKSPPTMFTIHGRIEWIDEFSQYGSGFTSNVRVRKCYLYDLFDEEFKIVAQIWSEDNENERPISDLKDGYSYRLEFMKVSQTSYSEERVLTSTSRTRVYDINCF, from the exons ATGAATAAG atttcTGGTTCAATTGTCAGCGTCAGCGACATAGTAACATCCTACAACTACAACAATTATTTCGAAATAATTGTTTCatcaaaagaaaatgaaagTAATACTGTTCGAGTTATGGAGGAAGATTACAACAAcgcggtttttaaaaaaaagggtagAAGCAATTTGGTTTATGATAGAAATGATTTTCAAAACTTACCATTTCATAAGTTTCAGGAAAgcttaaattattcaaattttattgagTTTACTGATCTTTCGGATGTGAGAGGTGATATCACTCCAGCTCGTTATTTCCAAAGTAATACTTCTTGCTACTTTGTCATTAATGTTAATGGTGATTGTAAAAATACTCCAGATTATTTAGAAGTAAAAGATGTCCTTGAGATGAAATCACCACCAACAATGTTCACAATTCACGGTCGTATTGAATGGATAGACGAATTTTCTCAATATGGTTCTGGCTTCACATCAAATGTAAGAGTTCGCAAATGCTACCTTTATGACTTATTTGATGAAGAGTTCAAAATTGTAGCTCAAATATGGTCAGAAGATAATGAAAACGAACGCCCAATATCAGACCTAAAGGATGGCTATAGCTATCGGTTAGAGTTTATGAAAGTTAGCCAAACAAGTTATTCTGAAGAAAGAGTTTTAACAAGTACATCTAGAACCAGAGTCTACGATATCAACTGTTTTTAG
- the LOC136075263 gene encoding uncharacterized protein LOC136075263 — protein MLHFANVLFQMNYIVYLYCDSEVLELKNCDIIMSEKLKNWSMDDWRSRGQTLTEDDLQIKAMHKDGINAACILQVSVGIDTKLLIQKIQKLVVNKNFTPKNGLLRLIDRVGQTKRQSIPPLNHILTAESEVEIEFNTSKKQENSYKSTKRKEKRKSLSEEPSLPSWPLWEPPKLPNSNSNLLSVSASMDQVDDSPVTQTVSPSELQSVSQIQPLLHSSSSFSLPSQKNGIDQINNFILKANVEPNTVEGIQFIVNAMYRKVCGLETEMRTIRSLLDTNHGNNENINIDYLPANSVEEFDSLEKKIIHSNDKDIICRKMKQIGGKNVSDFLKNALKTCITDKLCCSINRTGADKKRRFIGPVESLIFDAAYCLFPTATESSMTTLIAKHLKKSKDRYFATRKRNSSLTNDLNSPVRKIRKLNTDSCSDSS, from the exons atgttacattttgcaaatgttttatttcagatgaattatattgtatatttgtatTGTGACAGTGAAGTTCTGGAATTAAAAAACTGTGACATAATAATGTCAGAGAAACTAAAAAATTGGTCTATGGATGATTGGAGATCTCGTGGTCAAACATTAACGGAAGATGACCTTCAAATAAAGGCAATGCATAAGGATGGTATAAATGCGGCATGCATATTACag gtttcAGTTGGAATTGATACGAAATTGcttattcaaaaaattcaaaaacttgtagtaaacaaaaattttactcCTAAAAACGGACTCCTTAGACTTATTGATCGTGTGGGTCAAACCAAAAGGCAGAGCATTCCACCATTGAAT CATATTCTCACTGCAGAATCAGAAGTAGAAATTGAATTTAATACATCAAAAAAACAAGAGAACTCCTATAAATCTACAAAACggaaagagaaaagaaaaagcCTTTCTGAAGAACCGTCTTTACCATCATGGCCGTTGTGGGAGCCACCAAAGCTCCCCAATTCCAATTCA AACCTTCTGTCTGTCTCTGCCTCAATGGATCAAGTAGATGACTCGCCAGTTACACAGACAGTGTCTCCATCAGAGTTGCAGTCTGTTTCACAAATTCAACCACTATTGCATTCATCTTCTTCCTTTTCTTTGCCATCTCAAAAAAATGGGATAGaccaaataaataactttattctgAAAGCAAACGTTGAACCCAATACTGTTGAAGGCATTCAATTTATAGTGAATGCCATGTACAGAAAAGTTTGTGGGTTGGAAACCGAAATGCGTACCATACGTTCACTTTTAGACACTAACCATGGTAataacgaaaatataaatatagattattTACCAGCAAATTCAGTTGAAGAGTTTGATtcactagaaaaaaaaataattcactcTAATGATAAAGATATCATTTGCAGAAAGATGAAGCAAATTGGTGGGAAAAATGTaagtgactttttaaaaaatgctttaaaaacttgcATAACAGACAAGCTATGTTGCAGCATCAATCGAACTGGTGCAGATAAAAAGCGTAGGTTTATAGGACCAGTCGAAAGTTTGATTTTTGATGCAGCTTACTGTTTATTTCCAACTGCCACTGAATCCAGTATGACTACCTTAATTGCGAAACACTTGAAAAAATCTAAAGATCGATATTTTGCAACAAGAAAGAGAAATTCTTCTTTAACAAATGATTTAAACAGTCCTGTTAGAAAAATTCGAAAATTAAACACTGACTCGTGTAGTGATTccagttaa
- the LOC136074311 gene encoding uncharacterized protein LOC136074311 codes for MPRKYKHVVGGGYKKHDPKTIEKAISDIQNELSLRKSAEKHGLHYSTALSLEEEQLFVDRLKICGEWGYPIDTTTLRLLVKDFLDRRGKEVKRFKDKLPGRDFVESFIKRHKEQLAVRMCQNIKRSRAGVTPETINNYFDELTNELKDVPLSNIVNYDETNLSDDPGKRKVIVRRGTKYPERVINSSKSSTSVMFAAAADGTILPPYVVYKAMHLYQSWTEGGPKNARYNRTKSDWFDSFCFEDWVLTIALPYLKNKTGRKILIGDNLSSHFSMESVKLCKDNDISFIFLPANSTHLTQPRDVAFFRPLKSTWRQILKE; via the exons ATGCCAAGGAAGTACAAACACGTGGTTGGAGGTGGCTACAAAAAGCACGATCCAAAAACAATCGAAAAAGCAATTTCTGATATACAGAATGAATTAAGCCTTCGAAAGTCTGCTGAAAAACATGGTTTGCATTATAGT ACAGCATTATCTCTTGAAGAAGAACAGCTGTTTGTTGATAGGCTTAAGATATGTGGCGAATGGGGTTATCCCATTGACACTACAACTCTACGACTCCTTGTAAAAGACTTTTTAGACCGGAGAGGGAAAGAAGTTAAGAGGTTTAAAGATAAGCTCCCCGGCCGTGACTTTGTGGAATCATTTATAAAACGTCATAAGGAACAACTTGCCGTGAGAATGTGTCAGAATATTAAACGCTCGAGGGCTGGTGTAACACCAGAAacaattaacaattattttgatgAACTGACAAATGAATTAAAGGATGTGCCTTTATCTAATATCGTAAACTACGATGAGACGAATCTAAGTGATGACCCTGGTAAGCGAAAGGTCATTGTACGTAGAGGGACAAAATATCCAGAAAGAGTCATAAACTCATCAAAGTCATCTACGTCTGTGATGTTTGCAGCCGCTGCTGATGGCACTATTTTACCACCTTACGTTGTGTATAAGGCTATGCACTTGTACCAAAGCTGGACAGAAGGTGGGCCAAAAAACGCCAGGTACAATCGAACAAAGTCTGACTGGTTCGATTCCTTTTGCTTTGAAGATTGGGTACTGACAATTGCTCTTCCGTACCTGAAAAACAAAACGGGTCGAAAAATTCTGATTGGGGACAATTTGTCTTCCCACTTTTCAATGGAATCTGTGAAGTTGTGTAAAGACAAtgatatcagttttatttttctcCCAGCTAACTCCACCCATCTCACACAACCTCGAGACGTAGCCTTTTTTCGCCCATTGAAATCAACATGGCGGCAGATTCTCAAAGAGTAG